In a genomic window of Agarivorans albus:
- a CDS encoding TAXI family TRAP transporter solute-binding subunit, which translates to MTRFSLYLLTAALAINANLAHSNEYLFVGTGNVSGVYYPTGNALCRLLEQSNEHRKLSCTAESSGGSSDNIEALKAGDIDLAIVQSDVHWQAYQGAGEFTEQGAYSELRSLLSLYSEALTVLVNADLNVSQIDELKGHALNLGPVGSGQYSTMQVVMQQLNWQESDFSKITNLKPDEQSRALCGKKTDAIIYVVGHPNTSITRATTMCESNLLSLSKKTIMALAEKYEYFSPVTIKGGTYHGNPNDVSSIGVSATLVADKQLSEQTVYNFVAAIFENLNTLRSLHPALSELNVEQMINTNLSAPLHPGALRYYREQGWVN; encoded by the coding sequence ATGACACGATTTTCTCTATATTTGTTGACTGCTGCACTAGCGATCAACGCAAACTTGGCGCATAGCAATGAATACTTATTTGTAGGCACTGGCAACGTAAGTGGTGTTTACTACCCAACTGGCAATGCATTATGCCGACTTCTTGAACAAAGCAACGAACACCGAAAATTAAGTTGTACCGCCGAAAGCTCGGGGGGTTCTAGTGATAACATAGAAGCGCTAAAAGCCGGCGACATTGATTTAGCCATTGTTCAATCAGACGTTCATTGGCAAGCCTACCAAGGCGCTGGTGAATTCACTGAACAAGGTGCTTATAGTGAATTACGTTCACTGCTCTCACTCTATTCAGAAGCCTTAACTGTATTGGTTAACGCCGATCTAAATGTTAGCCAAATTGATGAGCTTAAAGGCCATGCTCTAAACCTTGGCCCGGTGGGCTCTGGTCAATATTCCACCATGCAGGTGGTTATGCAGCAGTTAAACTGGCAAGAGTCCGACTTCTCTAAAATTACCAACCTTAAACCAGACGAGCAAAGTCGCGCCTTATGTGGGAAGAAAACCGATGCCATTATTTATGTTGTTGGCCACCCGAATACTTCGATAACCCGTGCTACCACTATGTGTGAGTCAAACTTATTGAGTTTGTCTAAAAAGACCATTATGGCGCTGGCAGAAAAGTACGAATACTTCTCCCCAGTAACCATTAAAGGTGGTACCTACCACGGAAACCCAAACGATGTATCGTCAATTGGCGTAAGTGCAACGCTAGTGGCCGATAAACAACTCTCGGAGCAAACGGTATATAACTTCGTTGCAGCTATATTTGAAAACTTGAATACCCTGCGCTCTCTGCATCCCGCTCTTTCAGAGCTGAACGTAGAGCAAATGATCAATACCAACTTAAGTGCACCACTTCACCCTGGCGCGCTACGTTACTATCGTGAACAAGGTTGGGTAAACTAA
- a CDS encoding MBL fold metallo-hydrolase — protein MAYQIIPVTPFQQNCTLIWCDKSKQAAIVDPGGDPQLIQAAVDKAGVEVTKILLTHGHLDHVGASSIIQQRYQVPLIGPHKDDDFWISKMAMQCQMFGFPEVASFTPDRWLEHGDVIEIGELKLEVRHCPGHTPGHVVFVDHDNQLAIVGDVLFNGSIGRTDFPKGDHPTLINAIKTQLYTLDDAYQFLPGHGPMSSIGHEKEFNGYTR, from the coding sequence ATGGCTTACCAAATAATTCCCGTTACTCCATTTCAACAAAATTGCACCCTTATCTGGTGTGATAAAAGCAAACAAGCTGCGATTGTCGATCCTGGTGGCGATCCTCAATTGATTCAAGCGGCGGTAGATAAAGCTGGCGTAGAGGTCACCAAAATCTTGCTCACCCATGGCCACCTGGACCACGTAGGCGCTAGCAGCATTATTCAGCAGCGCTACCAAGTACCGCTGATTGGTCCACATAAAGATGATGATTTCTGGATCAGCAAAATGGCAATGCAATGCCAAATGTTCGGCTTTCCTGAGGTGGCTAGCTTTACCCCTGACCGATGGTTAGAGCATGGTGATGTGATTGAAATTGGTGAATTAAAGTTAGAAGTACGCCATTGCCCTGGCCATACGCCTGGTCACGTGGTGTTTGTCGATCACGACAATCAATTGGCTATTGTGGGAGACGTATTGTTTAACGGTTCGATTGGACGAACAGATTTCCCCAAAGGCGATCACCCTACTCTGATCAACGCCATCAAAACTCAGCTTTATACGCTGGATGATGCCTATCAGTTTTTACCTGGACATGGTCCCATGTCGAGCATTGGGCACGAAAAAGAATTTAACGGTTACACCCGTTAA
- a CDS encoding cobyric acid synthase produces the protein MQNTTKNQSPIMFMGCTSDAGKSLVCALVCRHLTNLGSNVAPFKAQNMSNNAAVTQEGGEIGRAQYLQAIAAKQTPSIDMNPVLLKPHSEKGAQVVVNGEVSHDLLAKDWHQRKSVLWPAVTASLARLQQGFSQLVIEGAGSPAEVNLRKSDIVNMEVALHCEASVYLIADIDRGGAYAHLLGTWMCLSAEEQRLVKGFVLNKFRGEQALLHDANEWLEEKTGIPIVAVIPWTEHQLPEEDNFFHRSVWQANCLNVALIVYPYASNLDEFDPLVYQAGVNVVPMRDNQDLGHFDAIILPGSKHVAASRKHLAKTGLDKQIVNAAKQGVRVTGICGGLQILGERNLDPSSVEGETFDGLALLPLTTVYSNVKTTIQRSINYCDETIACYEIHHGQTQCSVHVDSFVEQATGWQLNNIQGSYLHDLFTNRKVCQDWLESLGWQGQCEDWNQVLDNELDRLCDKLDLPLSQISEHAGITKA, from the coding sequence ATGCAAAACACTACCAAGAACCAATCTCCAATCATGTTTATGGGCTGCACCAGCGATGCGGGCAAATCCTTGGTATGCGCACTGGTTTGTCGACATTTAACCAACCTTGGTAGCAACGTTGCGCCGTTTAAAGCACAGAACATGAGTAACAATGCCGCGGTAACTCAAGAAGGCGGAGAAATTGGCCGCGCCCAATATCTTCAGGCGATAGCCGCAAAGCAAACACCCAGCATAGATATGAACCCGGTGTTGTTAAAACCACATAGCGAAAAAGGCGCTCAGGTGGTGGTGAATGGCGAAGTAAGCCATGACCTGTTAGCGAAAGATTGGCACCAACGAAAATCTGTACTTTGGCCTGCCGTTACGGCTAGCTTGGCTCGCTTGCAACAGGGTTTTTCTCAACTTGTTATTGAAGGAGCTGGAAGTCCCGCTGAAGTTAACTTGCGTAAAAGTGATATCGTAAATATGGAAGTGGCCTTGCATTGTGAGGCATCGGTTTATCTTATTGCTGATATCGACCGCGGCGGAGCCTACGCACATCTACTAGGAACATGGATGTGTTTAAGTGCAGAAGAACAACGGCTTGTAAAAGGTTTTGTGCTAAACAAGTTTCGAGGTGAACAGGCTTTATTACACGATGCCAATGAGTGGTTAGAAGAAAAAACCGGCATACCAATAGTAGCAGTGATCCCATGGACTGAGCATCAATTACCAGAAGAAGATAACTTTTTTCACCGAAGCGTTTGGCAAGCTAATTGTCTGAATGTTGCCTTAATTGTTTACCCTTATGCCAGCAACTTAGATGAGTTTGATCCTTTGGTGTATCAAGCAGGGGTTAATGTTGTGCCAATGCGTGACAACCAAGATCTAGGCCATTTTGACGCCATTATCTTACCAGGTTCTAAACACGTGGCTGCTAGCCGAAAGCATTTAGCAAAAACAGGTTTAGACAAGCAAATTGTTAATGCGGCTAAACAAGGCGTTCGGGTAACTGGCATTTGTGGTGGTTTACAGATTTTGGGGGAGCGCAACCTCGATCCTAGTTCTGTAGAAGGCGAAACGTTTGATGGTTTAGCCTTGCTGCCGCTAACTACTGTTTATTCAAATGTAAAAACGACGATTCAACGAAGCATTAACTACTGCGATGAAACAATAGCTTGTTATGAAATTCATCATGGGCAAACCCAATGTTCAGTTCATGTAGATAGCTTTGTTGAACAAGCAACGGGGTGGCAGCTAAATAACATCCAAGGCTCTTATCTGCATGATTTGTTTACTAATAGAAAGGTGTGCCAAGACTGGCTAGAAAGCCTTGGTTGGCAAGGGCAATGCGAAGATTGGAATCAGGTATTAGACAATGAATTAGATAGGCTATGTGACAAGTTGGACTTGCCACTTAGCCAGATATCGGAGCATGCTGGGATAACTAAAGCTTAG
- a CDS encoding CBS domain-containing protein — translation MNIKDIMQTRVVTVGMDQRLFDIKDIFDNVSFHHLVVLDDEDAVVGVLTESDLLASLSPYLGKAAESQRDVHTLTQRVHHVMTRQPLCCDANTSISDAGRSLVDKGISCLPVIDEHNKLLGLVTWRDVLACLLVNNDN, via the coding sequence TTGAATATCAAAGATATTATGCAAACTCGAGTTGTTACCGTAGGCATGGATCAGCGGCTATTCGATATAAAAGACATTTTTGATAATGTGAGTTTTCATCACTTAGTGGTACTTGATGATGAAGATGCCGTGGTTGGCGTTCTTACTGAATCAGATTTGTTAGCCTCACTCAGCCCTTATTTGGGAAAAGCAGCTGAAAGCCAACGTGACGTGCATACCTTAACCCAGCGAGTTCACCATGTGATGACTCGCCAGCCATTGTGTTGTGACGCCAATACCAGCATTAGCGATGCTGGCCGTAGCTTAGTGGACAAAGGCATTAGCTGTTTGCCGGTGATTGATGAGCACAATAAGTTGCTGGGGCTTGTGACTTGGCGTGATGTATTAGCCTGTTTGCTAGTGAACAACGATAACTAA
- a CDS encoding efflux RND transporter periplasmic adaptor subunit has translation MKIRLVSLLLASVFISACETSNTSDAKLSQTTATVAVDLANAAQQQLTFEEVYTTTVLANEEVRVISRVTSTLLDKHFQAGDVVEQGQLLFSLDPLEFELNLASLQANLVNVSAKYNSALKSLQRAKQLGDAISKQELEDIETKFLVNQASLKAIAKQVDDAELLLSRTEIKATRSGRISQTQFSPGDTVGVGQVLASIVDDSNFKVTVSIDEKTVLKAIQQYRDGSSQFEVLARFLDGSKYPLAGELDFIDNQINPATGALAVGFKFANDDSVFVGQFVEVVLREMKQAIVIPSRALVQTANGPAVYKVSGGKAKLQSVELGFQLGNQTEVLTGLEDGNVVVSRGQQKLSDGSLVRQRG, from the coding sequence ATGAAAATAAGACTAGTTAGTTTGTTATTGGCCAGTGTATTTATCAGTGCTTGCGAAACATCTAACACATCAGACGCTAAGCTAAGTCAAACCACTGCCACTGTTGCCGTAGATCTCGCCAACGCTGCTCAACAGCAACTTACCTTTGAAGAAGTGTACACAACCACAGTATTGGCAAATGAAGAAGTGAGGGTGATATCCAGAGTTACCTCAACCTTACTTGATAAGCACTTTCAAGCAGGGGATGTTGTCGAACAAGGCCAATTATTATTTAGTCTAGACCCCTTGGAATTCGAGCTTAACCTAGCCAGTTTGCAAGCTAATTTGGTTAACGTTTCCGCCAAATACAATTCTGCACTTAAAAGCCTACAACGCGCTAAGCAACTAGGCGATGCCATCTCCAAGCAGGAATTAGAAGATATCGAAACCAAGTTTTTGGTTAATCAAGCCAGCCTTAAAGCCATTGCAAAGCAAGTAGACGATGCAGAGCTTTTGTTAAGCAGAACCGAGATTAAAGCTACGCGTTCTGGGCGTATTAGCCAAACTCAATTTAGCCCTGGCGATACGGTTGGGGTAGGCCAAGTGTTAGCCTCTATCGTTGATGACAGTAACTTTAAAGTTACTGTGAGTATTGATGAGAAAACAGTTCTAAAAGCTATTCAGCAATACCGTGATGGTAGCTCCCAGTTTGAAGTGTTGGCGAGATTTTTAGATGGCAGCAAATACCCATTAGCTGGTGAACTTGATTTTATCGACAATCAAATTAACCCGGCTACTGGCGCACTAGCAGTAGGTTTTAAATTTGCCAATGACGACAGTGTATTTGTTGGCCAATTTGTTGAAGTGGTATTGCGTGAAATGAAACAAGCAATTGTGATCCCCAGCAGAGCATTAGTACAAACCGCTAACGGGCCTGCTGTCTATAAGGTAAGCGGAGGCAAGGCAAAACTTCAATCAGTAGAGCTGGGCTTTCAGTTGGGTAATCAAACTGAAGTATTAACGGGCTTAGAAGATGGCAATGTTGTGGTCTCTAGAGGCCAGCAAAAGCTAAGTGATGGCAGCCTAGTAAGACAGCGAGGTTAG
- a CDS encoding MFS transporter has translation MPLALFALTLSAFAIGTTEFVIVGLIPTMAQDLAVSLPSAGLLVSLYALGVAVGAPVLTALTGKWPRKQVLLAVMSLFVAGNLLAWQAPSYETLVGARILTGLAHGVFFSIGSTIATGLVAKEKAASAIAIMFTGLTVALVTGVPLGTYIGQHFGWETTFLVVAILGLIALIGSAVLVPSNLKQAPATKISEQVKVLTEPRLLLVYAITAIGYGGSFTAFTFLASILQDVSGFNASAISLIMLVYGVSVAFGNIWGGKMADRLGPTKALSWIFLGLASVLLVFNFTAVNPITAVLTILVWGAFAFGNVPGLQVYVVKLAEQYTPNAVDVASGLNIAAFNVGIAIGAWGGGLIVANAGVEHTPWVGALIVVGALLLTRLSAALDNKQKQSAKSELCQAA, from the coding sequence ATGCCTTTAGCTTTATTTGCACTTACTTTAAGTGCCTTTGCCATTGGAACCACCGAGTTTGTGATAGTGGGGTTGATTCCTACTATGGCCCAAGACTTAGCGGTTTCTTTACCTTCTGCTGGATTGTTAGTGAGCTTGTATGCCTTAGGTGTTGCGGTGGGGGCGCCCGTGTTAACCGCATTAACTGGCAAGTGGCCACGCAAACAAGTGCTGCTTGCGGTGATGAGTTTATTTGTCGCGGGCAATTTATTAGCTTGGCAGGCCCCGAGTTACGAAACCTTAGTAGGTGCTCGAATTCTTACAGGTTTAGCCCACGGCGTGTTCTTTTCTATTGGCTCAACCATCGCAACGGGTTTAGTGGCAAAAGAAAAAGCTGCTAGTGCAATAGCCATTATGTTTACCGGACTAACGGTAGCGCTTGTTACTGGTGTGCCTTTGGGTACCTACATTGGCCAACATTTTGGTTGGGAAACCACATTTTTAGTAGTAGCGATTTTGGGTTTAATTGCACTTATTGGCAGCGCTGTTTTGGTACCCAGTAATTTGAAGCAAGCGCCTGCCACCAAAATATCAGAGCAGGTCAAAGTATTAACAGAGCCTCGATTGTTGTTGGTATATGCAATAACCGCTATAGGTTACGGTGGTTCGTTTACTGCGTTTACCTTTTTAGCGTCTATCTTGCAGGACGTAAGTGGATTTAACGCCAGCGCTATTAGTTTGATTATGTTGGTGTATGGCGTGTCGGTCGCTTTTGGCAACATCTGGGGTGGAAAAATGGCTGACCGTTTAGGCCCAACTAAAGCACTAAGCTGGATATTCTTAGGTTTAGCCTCAGTACTGTTGGTATTCAACTTTACCGCGGTTAACCCTATTACCGCTGTTTTAACCATTCTAGTTTGGGGGGCTTTTGCCTTTGGCAATGTGCCAGGCTTACAGGTTTATGTGGTGAAGTTAGCCGAACAATATACGCCCAATGCGGTGGATGTAGCCTCCGGTTTAAACATTGCTGCGTTTAACGTAGGCATTGCTATAGGCGCTTGGGGCGGTGGGCTGATAGTTGCCAATGCTGGGGTAGAACATACTCCTTGGGTTGGAGCATTGATTGTTGTTGGCGCCTTATTGCTAACCCGTTTAAGTGCAGCCTTGGATAACAAACAAAAGCAATCTGCTAAATCTGAGCTTTGCCAAGCGGCATAA
- a CDS encoding efflux RND transporter permease subunit: MVKFFISRPKTAIVLSVIMSVLGALAAYTMPVGQYPDVAPPMINVFTQYNGANSSVVNDTVASVIEKEVNGVEGMIYMKSTSSNDGSYNLNVTFETGFDADRAATLVQNRVNAAQPLLPDEVKRSGIYVEKLSPSMLMIASLNSKTGAHGTLELSYYLTGIVRETLSRIKGVSKVTPLGEKEYAMRVWLEPERLQALDLTVNDISTAIADQNAVRGAGSVGAEPVTGNNDWQYTVQVRGRLANEQAFGNIRVKAYPDGTLVRLKDVARIELGAQKYLVDTYLNNQESVAMMIYQDPTANAMQVAEDVRAAMAKLEQSLPNGMVFSLPYDATEFIDVSIYNVQETLVIALILVTLVTYLFLQTWQATLIPAIAIPVSLIATFAVMKAFGSTINTISLFGLVLAIGVVVDAAIVVIENVERLLHETTKPVKECVEIAMNEVIGPCIAAAAVLLAVFGPTLVMPGMVGIIYAEFGIAISVSVVISTLVAMTLTPALCVMLMNRDLKPNRFFQAFNRGFERFTELFGKGVAVLCRRVGIAVLLFSVFLGTCAYLGASLPGGFLPDEDQGTFFAVVDLPEGAALNRTRDMTKLLVESLADDPDIEMAFSAAGYNLLNESSNSNSALLVFSLKHWDQRSDKQQHQDQVIARVQAAIDALPEGVGFAFGLPAIPALGMVNGFEFVLKDEMGKGPEKTAEVLEQLLDKANQREEIASAFSTFSISMPNLYLDINEEQAAAMGVAFGDIVNTLNVQYGGSYINDFTKGGRNYRVMLQAEADSRQQIDDLSNLYVRSSQGEMVRLSNLVSVRTVLNPSSLVRYNVSGSTTINGITMPGYSSGQAIAAMEQLANEVLPTGFSYEWTGLTLQEQQAGNASLIAFAFAMLFTYLFLVAQYESWLTPLAILLAVPTAIFGVLSAVLLSGTTINLYSQIAIMLLIGMASRNAILIVEFAKQLREQKGYSIVEAGVAAAKLRFRAVLMTAFSFILGVVPLMLASSAGAAAMQAIGMASFGGMLAATVLGCLFVPAFFVLFQTLRERFSSKKQPEPELLIATFPASND; encoded by the coding sequence ATGGTTAAGTTCTTTATTTCGCGCCCTAAAACCGCCATCGTACTATCGGTGATCATGAGCGTGTTAGGCGCCTTAGCGGCTTACACCATGCCGGTAGGACAGTATCCCGATGTTGCACCGCCTATGATCAACGTATTCACCCAATACAACGGCGCTAATTCTAGTGTTGTGAACGATACCGTTGCTTCGGTAATAGAGAAAGAAGTGAACGGGGTTGAAGGTATGATTTACATGAAATCAACTTCTTCCAATGACGGTTCATACAATTTGAACGTAACCTTTGAGACTGGTTTTGACGCAGACAGAGCGGCTACCTTGGTACAAAATCGGGTAAATGCAGCTCAGCCCTTACTACCCGATGAGGTTAAGCGCAGTGGTATTTATGTAGAAAAGCTGAGCCCTTCGATGCTAATGATTGCAAGCCTAAACTCTAAGACCGGTGCTCACGGCACCTTAGAGTTAAGCTACTACTTAACTGGCATTGTGCGAGAAACTTTATCCAGAATTAAAGGCGTAAGTAAAGTAACACCCCTAGGTGAAAAAGAATATGCCATGCGAGTATGGCTTGAGCCAGAGCGTTTACAGGCCTTAGATTTAACTGTTAATGACATCTCTACTGCTATTGCCGATCAAAATGCTGTGCGTGGCGCGGGCAGTGTAGGCGCCGAGCCGGTAACAGGAAATAATGATTGGCAATACACTGTGCAAGTTCGAGGTCGATTAGCCAACGAGCAGGCCTTTGGTAACATTCGAGTTAAAGCCTATCCCGATGGCACTTTAGTACGCTTAAAAGATGTTGCTCGTATTGAGCTGGGAGCGCAAAAGTATTTGGTTGATACCTATCTAAACAACCAAGAGTCGGTTGCTATGATGATCTACCAAGATCCAACTGCCAACGCCATGCAAGTTGCTGAAGATGTACGAGCCGCAATGGCTAAACTTGAGCAAAGTTTGCCAAATGGCATGGTGTTTTCTTTGCCTTATGATGCTACCGAATTTATTGATGTCTCCATCTACAACGTACAAGAAACACTGGTAATTGCATTAATCTTAGTGACCTTGGTGACCTATTTATTCTTGCAAACTTGGCAAGCTACATTGATTCCTGCGATTGCCATTCCGGTTTCCCTTATAGCAACGTTTGCAGTGATGAAAGCATTTGGTTCAACCATTAATACCATTAGCTTATTTGGTTTAGTGTTAGCCATTGGTGTGGTGGTTGACGCCGCCATCGTGGTGATTGAAAACGTAGAGCGCTTGCTGCACGAAACCACAAAACCAGTGAAAGAGTGTGTAGAAATAGCCATGAATGAAGTGATTGGCCCATGTATTGCCGCAGCTGCTGTGCTGTTAGCGGTGTTTGGTCCAACGCTTGTAATGCCTGGCATGGTGGGGATTATTTATGCTGAATTTGGCATCGCCATTTCAGTCTCTGTAGTTATCTCCACCTTGGTTGCGATGACCTTAACGCCAGCATTATGCGTGATGCTAATGAATCGCGACCTTAAACCAAACCGTTTCTTTCAAGCATTTAACCGCGGTTTTGAACGTTTTACCGAATTGTTTGGCAAAGGCGTAGCAGTGTTGTGTCGCCGAGTAGGTATTGCGGTGTTGTTGTTCTCGGTGTTTTTGGGGACTTGCGCTTATTTAGGTGCTAGTTTACCCGGTGGCTTCTTACCCGATGAAGACCAAGGAACCTTTTTTGCGGTGGTTGATTTGCCGGAAGGGGCTGCGCTTAATCGCACGCGCGACATGACTAAGTTATTGGTGGAGTCATTAGCAGATGATCCCGATATTGAGATGGCGTTTTCTGCCGCTGGTTACAACTTATTAAACGAGTCGAGTAACTCAAATTCTGCTTTGTTGGTGTTCAGTCTAAAACACTGGGACCAGCGCTCAGATAAACAACAACATCAAGATCAGGTTATTGCACGAGTACAAGCTGCCATTGATGCTTTGCCAGAAGGTGTGGGTTTTGCCTTTGGTTTACCGGCCATTCCTGCGCTAGGTATGGTGAATGGTTTTGAATTTGTGCTTAAAGATGAAATGGGCAAGGGGCCAGAAAAAACTGCTGAGGTACTCGAACAGCTACTCGATAAAGCTAATCAGCGTGAAGAGATTGCCTCGGCCTTTTCTACTTTTAGCATCAGTATGCCTAACTTGTACCTCGACATTAACGAAGAGCAGGCTGCTGCGATGGGTGTTGCCTTTGGTGACATAGTAAATACCCTTAATGTGCAATATGGCGGAAGTTACATTAATGACTTTACAAAAGGCGGAAGAAACTACCGAGTAATGCTGCAGGCTGAAGCAGACTCTAGACAACAAATCGATGATTTATCGAATCTTTATGTTCGTTCTAGCCAAGGCGAGATGGTGCGATTAAGCAACTTGGTTTCGGTTCGTACGGTGCTTAATCCTAGTTCTTTGGTTCGCTATAACGTATCAGGCAGCACCACAATTAATGGTATTACCATGCCAGGTTACAGCTCAGGTCAAGCCATTGCAGCAATGGAACAGCTAGCTAATGAGGTTTTACCTACAGGGTTTAGCTATGAATGGACCGGTTTAACCTTACAAGAACAGCAAGCAGGTAACGCTAGCCTCATTGCGTTTGCTTTTGCCATGTTATTCACTTACTTGTTTTTAGTTGCTCAGTATGAATCTTGGTTAACGCCATTAGCTATTTTGCTAGCAGTACCCACTGCAATATTTGGTGTTTTGTCAGCGGTGTTACTTAGCGGCACAACCATCAACCTGTACTCGCAAATCGCCATTATGCTGCTTATAGGTATGGCAAGCCGTAACGCTATTCTTATTGTGGAGTTTGCTAAGCAGTTACGAGAGCAAAAAGGTTATAGCATTGTAGAAGCGGGCGTTGCAGCAGCTAAATTGCGTTTTCGTGCTGTGTTGATGACAGCATTCTCCTTCATATTGGGAGTAGTGCCTTTAATGCTAGCATCTTCTGCAGGGGCTGCGGCGATGCAAGCAATTGGTATGGCGTCGTTTGGTGGAATGCTGGCAGCTACGGTGCTTGGCTGTTTGTTTGTTCCAGCGTTTTTTGTGTTGTTCCAAACTTTACGCGAGCGCTTTTCTAGCAAAAAACAACCAGAGCCTGAGTTACTAATTGCTACTTTTCCAGCAAGCAATGACTAG
- a CDS encoding copper homeostasis protein CutC encodes MVSSDPSGYTLEICCYSENDIISAIKGGATRIELCAGQRDGGTTPSYGALLQARQYLPKINIVVMIRPRGGDFCYSHSELQHMVEDIKLVKQLGFNGVVFGALTHQATVDLDACKRLIAASTNLASTFHRAFDCTANPTVAATHLSELGINRVLSSGQQNYIEQGLSLLIALQQQHQNIEWIVAGGVRAHNLAMLKMQGIKHFHSAASEPLLSQFDTRYALAMAADKDPQLELQRAQVSQREVSSMALALERN; translated from the coding sequence TTGGTTTCTTCAGACCCTTCTGGTTATACGCTGGAAATTTGTTGTTATAGTGAAAATGACATTATTAGTGCCATCAAAGGTGGTGCTACGCGCATAGAGTTATGTGCAGGACAGCGTGATGGAGGTACTACACCGAGTTACGGCGCACTGCTGCAAGCCCGCCAATATCTGCCAAAAATTAACATTGTGGTAATGATTCGCCCACGGGGTGGAGACTTTTGTTATAGCCACAGTGAACTACAACATATGGTCGAAGACATTAAGCTAGTTAAACAGTTAGGGTTTAACGGCGTGGTGTTTGGTGCGTTAACTCACCAAGCTACTGTTGATCTTGATGCCTGCAAGCGACTTATTGCAGCTTCTACCAATCTAGCTAGCACTTTTCATCGCGCTTTTGATTGCACAGCTAATCCTACCGTTGCAGCAACGCATCTTAGCGAATTAGGCATAAATAGGGTGTTGAGCTCAGGACAACAGAATTACATCGAGCAGGGATTATCATTGCTAATAGCCTTACAGCAACAACATCAAAATATCGAATGGATAGTGGCTGGGGGCGTTCGTGCTCACAACTTAGCTATGCTAAAAATGCAGGGAATAAAGCATTTTCATAGTGCCGCCTCGGAGCCTTTGTTAAGCCAGTTTGATACTCGTTATGCTTTAGCAATGGCTGCTGATAAGGATCCACAATTAGAACTACAACGCGCCCAAGTTTCTCAACGAGAAGTGAGCTCCATGGCCTTAGCTCTAGAGCGTAATTAA